Below is a genomic region from Venenivibrio stagnispumantis.
ATATTATAAGCTGTTTCTATTTCTTCTTCCGGGTCAGCTGTCAAAGATACTCTGATTGTATCTCCTATACCAAGATAAAGTAATATTCCTATTCCTACCGCAGATTTTATAGAACCTCTGCCGGCAGGTCCTGCCTCTGTTATACCTATATGAAGTGGTATATCTGTTTTTTCTGCAAAGATTTTATTTGCTTCTATATTTTGTAAAACATCAGAGCCTTTTATCGATACTTTGAAATTATAAAATCCTACGGACTCAAAAAATTCAGACCAATATAAAGCACTTTCTGCAAGAGCCTCTGCCGAAGGATACCCATATTTTTGTAATAATCTTTCTTCTAAAGAACCGGAATTAACACCAATTCTTATTGCTATATTTCTTTTTTTACATTCTTCTATTATTTCTTTTATCTTTCCTTTATCATTAATATTTCCTGGGTTTAATCTTATACCGGATATTCCACTTTCAAGGGCTTTAAAGGCTATTCTCGGACTAAAATGTATATCTGCAATTACCGGAATAGGTGAGTTTTTTGTTATTTCGGGTAAAGCTTCTGCATCTTTTTCTGTAGGAACTGCTACTCTTATTATTTCACAACCGGCTTTTGATAATCTATATATTTGTGATAATGTGGCTTCTATATCGTGGGTTTTTGTGTCTGTCATTGATTGGACAACAATAGGTGCATCATCACCTATTTTTACATTACCAACATATACGGCTCTTGTTTTTCTTCTTTTTATCATTTAACTCTCCGGTATTTTTAGCACCTGGCCTACAGAGATTGTATTATCAGATAAGTTATTTAATTTTTTTATTTCTTCAATATCTGTATTATACATTTTAGATATTCTGTATAGGGTTTCTCCTTCTTTTACTATATGGGTTATATATTTTTTGTTTTCTTTAAACACAATATTTGAAATTTTTTGTTCTGAATTGATAGGTATTTTAAGAACCATACCGACGGAGATATTATTATCCGTTAGATTATTTACTTTTTTTAATTCCTCAATATCTACATTATAAATCTTAGATATTCTATATAAAGTTTCTCCTTCCTTTACTATATGCTGTTTATAATCTTTTGAGTAGCTTACAAGCTGTATAGGTTGCTTTTGCTGGTTTTTATTTTCTTTGACTATCTGGGTATTGTTATATT
It encodes:
- the ispG gene encoding flavodoxin-dependent (E)-4-hydroxy-3-methylbut-2-enyl-diphosphate synthase, with protein sequence MIKRRKTRAVYVGNVKIGDDAPIVVQSMTDTKTHDIEATLSQIYRLSKAGCEIIRVAVPTEKDAEALPEITKNSPIPVIADIHFSPRIAFKALESGISGIRLNPGNINDKGKIKEIIEECKKRNIAIRIGVNSGSLEERLLQKYGYPSAEALAESALYWSEFFESVGFYNFKVSIKGSDVLQNIEANKIFAEKTDIPLHIGITEAGPAGRGSIKSAVGIGILLYLGIGDTIRVSLTADPEEEIETAYNILQSLGLRRKGIEIISCPTCGRIEVNLPDIVYKVEQSLKGKDLPIKVAIMGCVVNAIGEAKEADIGLACGNKSAILFKKGEPIRRVLEEDMVKELLKEIEEMEKNGE